A genomic stretch from Betaproteobacteria bacterium includes:
- a CDS encoding PEP-CTERM sorting domain-containing protein has protein sequence MSQKRLAGAVLAAGVGIAAMAPAQAVDLLSGFGGVRDYGTEFLFRNDDSSTNELTLPFAVNFFGQTHTTFFVNNNGNITFGQAYGNFTPEPFPLNVPIGGGEEGGGEGGGEEVPTLMAAVAPTMGIIAPYWGDVDTSADPGDDSNIVWVHSPNENTVVVTWDKVGYYSGHNELRNDFQLVLRNRGDTGEGNFDIDFRYKTLQWTTGDASEGSGGLGGIPAQAGFDAGDGIHFFTLPGSRTDAVLELQNTSNVAADSPGLWTFAVRNGSLPDGSTPSNPLLPVVNEDGWSFQFNIESGQRIFIDPLVAVGYDYIVDSGPAITSILLPTVGDNVFELWLWNGTEWVNSGEVLQAGVEHLFATGQTRVRILGIEVDANLDPENTSAFVTGLTFDGSGVVSMRQVPITAAVPEPETWALLGLGLLVVGHASRRMQRRA, from the coding sequence ATGAGTCAGAAGCGCCTTGCCGGCGCAGTTCTGGCAGCCGGGGTCGGGATCGCCGCGATGGCGCCTGCCCAGGCTGTCGACCTGCTGTCCGGGTTCGGCGGTGTCCGGGACTACGGCACCGAGTTCCTCTTCCGCAACGACGACTCTTCGACGAACGAGCTGACGCTGCCCTTCGCCGTCAACTTCTTCGGCCAGACCCACACCACCTTCTTCGTCAACAACAACGGCAACATCACCTTCGGCCAGGCCTACGGCAATTTCACGCCCGAACCTTTCCCTCTGAACGTCCCCATCGGCGGCGGGGAAGAGGGAGGTGGAGAAGGTGGCGGAGAAGAGGTGCCCACGCTGATGGCGGCGGTGGCGCCGACCATGGGCATCATCGCTCCCTACTGGGGCGACGTGGACACGTCGGCCGATCCCGGTGACGACAGCAACATCGTATGGGTGCATTCGCCCAACGAGAACACGGTCGTGGTCACCTGGGACAAGGTCGGCTACTACTCGGGTCACAACGAACTGCGCAACGACTTCCAGCTCGTCCTGCGCAATCGCGGGGATACCGGCGAAGGCAATTTCGACATCGACTTCCGCTACAAGACCCTGCAGTGGACCACCGGCGACGCCAGCGAAGGCTCGGGCGGCCTCGGCGGCATCCCGGCCCAGGCGGGGTTCGATGCCGGCGACGGCATCCACTTCTTCACGCTGCCGGGTTCCCGCACCGACGCCGTGCTGGAGTTGCAGAACACCAGTAACGTGGCCGCGGACAGCCCCGGACTGTGGACTTTCGCCGTGCGCAACGGCAGCCTTCCCGACGGCTCCACGCCCTCGAATCCGTTGCTTCCTGTCGTGAACGAGGATGGCTGGAGCTTCCAGTTCAACATCGAGTCCGGCCAGCGCATCTTCATCGATCCGCTGGTGGCGGTCGGCTACGACTACATCGTCGACAGCGGTCCCGCCATCACCTCCATCCTGCTCCCTACCGTCGGGGACAACGTCTTCGAACTGTGGCTGTGGAACGGTACCGAGTGGGTCAACAGCGGCGAAGTGCTGCAGGCAGGCGTCGAACACCTGTTCGCCACCGGGCAGACGCGGGTCCGCATCCTTGGCATCGAAGTGGATGCCAACCTGGACCCCGAGAACACCAGCGCGTTCGTGACCGGTCTCACGTTCGACGGCTCGGGTGTGGTCAGCATGCGGCAGGTGCCCATCACGGCCGCAGTGCCCGAACCCGAAACCTGGGCGTTGCTGGGCCTGGGCCTGCTGGTCGTCGGCCACGCCAGCCGCCGGATGCAACGCCGCGCCTGA
- the soxX gene encoding sulfur oxidation c-type cytochrome SoxX, translated as MTRLLAALVFTALSGTVLAADAESVLRQSHPRATPEEWRTRLEQDRVQALCSRYRNRPPAGVAEEIAKSESESFRYPESGRLMGDWRAGEKLAGIGTGGHIGRIQPDPPGRRKGGNCYACHVLAPTEVSAGNLGPILTGYGNRHGHSPEAQRYTYRKIFNPQAYFPCTSMPRFGHNGWLTPEEIADAVAFLLDPESPVNR; from the coding sequence ATGACGAGACTGCTGGCCGCCCTGGTCTTCACCGCCCTCTCCGGCACCGTTCTCGCGGCCGACGCCGAATCGGTGCTCCGCCAATCCCATCCGCGCGCAACTCCCGAAGAATGGCGAACGCGTCTGGAGCAGGACCGTGTCCAGGCGCTTTGCAGCCGGTACCGCAACCGCCCGCCGGCCGGCGTGGCCGAAGAGATCGCGAAATCCGAAAGCGAAAGCTTCCGCTATCCGGAGAGCGGCCGGCTGATGGGAGACTGGCGCGCCGGAGAAAAGCTGGCCGGCATCGGCACGGGCGGGCATATCGGACGCATCCAGCCCGACCCGCCCGGCAGGCGCAAGGGCGGCAACTGCTATGCGTGCCATGTGCTGGCGCCCACGGAAGTGTCGGCAGGCAACCTGGGACCGATTCTTACCGGTTATGGAAATCGCCACGGCCATTCGCCGGAGGCACAGCGTTACACCTACCGTAAGATCTTCAACCCGCAGGCCTACTTTCCCTGCACCAGCATGCCCCGCTTCGGGCACAACGGCTGGCTCACGCCCGAGGAGATTGCCGACGCCGTCGCTTTCCTGCTCGATCCGGAATCGCCGGTGAACCGATGA
- the soxY gene encoding thiosulfate oxidation carrier protein SoxY: protein MNRRDFLRDGSFAGLAAALAAAGWIPAARADEWNRIAFEAKSVEDVLKALGGGAASSAGSVVITAPELAEHGAVVPIAAVSRAPDTDALAILVEKNPNTLAALFSFPPGTAPEVSTRIKMAQTSNVYVVARSGGRFVHAVKEVKITLGGCGG from the coding sequence ATGAACAGACGTGACTTCCTGCGGGACGGCAGTTTCGCGGGACTCGCCGCGGCCCTGGCCGCCGCGGGCTGGATTCCCGCCGCCCGGGCGGACGAATGGAACCGCATCGCCTTCGAGGCGAAAAGCGTGGAGGACGTGCTCAAGGCATTGGGCGGAGGCGCCGCGAGTTCCGCCGGATCGGTGGTGATCACGGCTCCTGAACTGGCGGAGCACGGCGCCGTAGTGCCGATCGCCGCCGTGAGCCGGGCACCCGACACGGACGCTCTCGCGATCCTCGTGGAAAAGAATCCGAACACACTGGCTGCCCTGTTCTCGTTTCCCCCCGGCACGGCGCCCGAGGTCAGCACGCGAATCAAGATGGCACAGACATCCAACGTGTATGTCGTTGCACGCTCCGGCGGCCGCTTCGTCCATGCCGTCAAGGAAGTGAAGATCACCCTGGGTGGTTGCGGAGGCTGA
- the pqqA gene encoding pyrroloquinoline quinone precursor peptide PqqA, with protein MWTKPEYTEMRFGFEVTMYIANR; from the coding sequence ATGTGGACCAAACCTGAATACACCGAAATGCGCTTCGGCTTCGAAGTGACGATGTACATCGCCAACCGCTGA
- the soxA gene encoding sulfur oxidation c-type cytochrome SoxA, producing MAVAAALSGLALALPSSVTGQERSASEEIARYRQMLEDDNPAELTELKGAELWQTARGPRNVSLERCDLGQGPGVVEGAYAALPRYFADTDRIEDAESRIVTCMVELQGFSRQEAQEGWYRAGSDVEALVTFVAGQSRGRRIEAAATHPREAELLAIGEELFFRRSGPLDFACATCHAQDDRRIRLQELPNFTDAASARVSMTVWPAYRVSQSAVWTMERRLVDCIRQMRHPEPEFASEAVIALELYLQHQANGGVMQAPGIKR from the coding sequence ATGGCGGTGGCGGCAGCTCTCTCGGGGCTTGCGCTCGCGCTGCCTTCGTCGGTGACCGGGCAGGAACGTTCCGCCAGCGAGGAGATCGCCCGCTACCGGCAGATGCTGGAGGATGACAACCCAGCGGAGCTGACCGAGCTGAAAGGCGCCGAGCTCTGGCAGACCGCGCGCGGCCCTCGCAACGTGTCGCTGGAGCGCTGCGATCTGGGGCAGGGCCCGGGCGTCGTCGAGGGGGCCTATGCGGCGCTTCCGCGCTATTTTGCGGATACGGACCGCATCGAGGATGCGGAATCCCGCATCGTCACGTGCATGGTCGAACTGCAGGGCTTTTCCCGGCAGGAGGCCCAAGAGGGCTGGTACAGGGCCGGTTCCGACGTCGAGGCGCTGGTCACGTTCGTCGCCGGCCAGTCCCGGGGCCGCCGCATCGAGGCAGCCGCGACGCATCCGCGCGAAGCCGAACTGCTCGCCATCGGCGAGGAACTCTTCTTCCGGCGGTCCGGCCCCCTCGATTTCGCGTGCGCGACCTGCCACGCACAGGACGACCGGCGAATCCGCCTGCAGGAACTCCCCAACTTCACGGACGCGGCGAGCGCCCGGGTTTCCATGACGGTCTGGCCCGCCTACCGGGTTTCCCAGAGTGCCGTGTGGACCATGGAACGCCGTCTGGTTGACTGCATCCGGCAGATGCGCCATCCGGAGCCGGAATTCGCCTCCGAGGCCGTCATCGCGCTGGAGCTCTATCTGCAGCATCAGGCCAACGGCGGCGTGATGCAGGCGCCGGGGATCAAGCGATGA
- a CDS encoding PAS domain S-box protein, whose product MSLHFRINLLITVLTVLFTAAVLNIVVEDTRRSIREEMEGANRVTLQLLSTVIRDAQVVSREEGDMQDVLLSFLRELGRVRAHEIKLFDTDGAEVYTSPPSVYKVGRSAPDWFVRLVRPRLPVVNLPAHGANVTVTVDASRAVLDAWDDLKTLVAVVAAFLVAVNVLVFFLIGRSLRPVESILAGLQRMEQGDLSARLPRLATPEFEAISHTFNGMAEKLERSLAENRRLALIAQQSSDAIIILDLEGRVSYWNPAAERLFGFTADEIVGQPSRLLVPHDLLAELADHSTALRRRGTIDHLETRRRTRDGRQIDVALAAAPLIDPSADEVIGEIYSIRDVTELKRAREAEAELEQNRRLTRLIQSSLEEERRTIARELHDELGQCATAVRTIGTVIARKTESTQPDIHEGARMIVDTAGRIYDALHGIIRQLRPSALDHLGLKEALEEAVMQWRTLHPEVAFVLEVHGDTNGLGETVNITVYRIVQECLNNIVKHARATRAEVRVDRTSRPGHDELRVSVRDDGRGLSEPDAQRATRFGLLGMRERAEALGGTFELRSGEGEGLAVSVSLPLDAALTPDAPEKIPGK is encoded by the coding sequence ATGAGCCTTCACTTCCGGATCAACCTGCTGATCACCGTTCTCACGGTGCTGTTCACGGCAGCGGTGCTGAACATCGTGGTGGAAGACACGCGGCGATCCATCCGGGAGGAGATGGAGGGCGCCAACCGGGTCACGCTGCAACTTCTGTCCACCGTGATTCGCGATGCCCAGGTGGTTTCCCGCGAGGAGGGCGACATGCAGGACGTCCTGCTGTCGTTCCTTCGAGAACTCGGCCGTGTCCGGGCGCACGAGATCAAGCTCTTCGACACCGATGGCGCGGAGGTCTACACGTCACCTCCCTCGGTGTACAAGGTGGGCCGTTCGGCGCCGGATTGGTTCGTGCGCCTGGTCCGTCCCCGCCTGCCGGTCGTCAATCTGCCCGCGCATGGTGCCAACGTGACGGTGACCGTCGATGCCTCCCGGGCAGTTCTCGACGCATGGGACGACCTCAAGACGCTGGTGGCGGTCGTCGCAGCGTTTCTCGTCGCGGTCAACGTGCTGGTGTTCTTCCTGATCGGCCGCTCGTTGCGGCCGGTGGAATCCATTCTTGCGGGGCTGCAGCGCATGGAACAGGGCGATCTCTCCGCCCGCCTGCCCCGCCTGGCGACTCCGGAGTTCGAGGCGATCAGCCACACCTTCAACGGGATGGCGGAGAAGCTGGAGCGGAGTCTCGCCGAGAACCGGCGGCTCGCGCTGATCGCCCAGCAATCGAGCGACGCGATCATCATCCTCGACCTCGAAGGGCGCGTCTCCTACTGGAACCCGGCCGCCGAGCGGCTCTTCGGTTTCACCGCGGACGAGATCGTCGGCCAGCCGTCCCGTCTCCTCGTGCCGCATGACCTCCTGGCGGAACTTGCGGACCATTCGACGGCGCTGCGCCGGCGCGGAACGATCGACCACCTCGAGACCCGGCGGCGCACCCGGGACGGGCGGCAGATCGACGTCGCACTCGCTGCGGCGCCCTTGATCGATCCTTCTGCCGACGAAGTGATCGGCGAGATCTACTCCATCCGCGATGTCACCGAACTCAAGCGGGCGCGCGAGGCCGAAGCGGAACTCGAGCAGAATCGCCGTCTCACGCGGCTCATCCAGTCGAGTCTCGAGGAGGAGCGCCGCACGATTGCTCGTGAACTTCACGACGAACTCGGACAGTGCGCGACGGCCGTACGCACCATCGGGACGGTGATCGCACGGAAGACCGAATCGACGCAGCCGGACATCCATGAGGGCGCCCGGATGATCGTCGACACGGCGGGGCGCATCTACGACGCCTTGCACGGCATCATCCGGCAGTTGCGCCCCAGCGCGCTGGATCACCTGGGATTGAAGGAAGCGCTCGAGGAAGCCGTGATGCAGTGGCGAACACTGCACCCCGAGGTGGCGTTCGTGCTGGAGGTTCACGGGGACACGAACGGGCTCGGGGAGACCGTCAACATCACCGTGTACAGGATCGTGCAGGAATGTCTCAACAACATCGTGAAGCACGCCCGCGCGACGCGGGCCGAGGTGCGGGTGGACAGAACGTCCCGCCCGGGGCACGATGAATTGCGCGTGAGCGTGCGCGACGACGGGCGGGGGCTCAGCGAGCCCGATGCCCAGCGCGCCACCCGCTTCGGATTGCTCGGAATGCGCGAGCGCGCCGAGGCCCTCGGCGGCACGTTCGAACTTCGCAGCGGCGAAGGCGAGGGTCTCGCAGTGAGCGTGTCGCTGCCGCTGGACGCTGCGCTCACGCCCGACGCACCGGAAAAGATTCCAGGAAAATGA
- a CDS encoding TonB-dependent receptor — protein sequence MLRELRRHCRAVLKKTSQLEMSMYGFRPAEGLPSRSRTAIAVAFACLAIAEAQAQSTVRSAPVVVSATRTEKSSLDLPVAIDALDNRALTEARLGANVSETLPRVPGTYVQNRETYAQEQQIVIRGFGARSQFGTRGVRIYVDGVPASTPDGQGASGNFDFASASRVEVMRGPFSALYGNHSGGIVQIFTEDAPKQPTLSGNLAFGSFDTMRYGLKFGGRYGDVGVTASGSYLSTEGYRQRSSSERYLFNAKFDAKVGESSKLTVVANYMDQPEDLDPLTLNAAQVAANPRQARPDNGSTTAGGSNEYKTRRSLDNKQVGLVYDINLNAQDTVRLMTYAGQRNNLGFLALAGTGAASSGGVSELSRDYGGGGVRWTRNTELFAGQPLTFTVGADYDLALEARKGYVNNAGVAGIIKRNEDNRTQSWGMYGQLEWQPISTLSTFVGLRYTQVSFRSKDYYLTTNPDDSGSARYDAWTPVIGALVRVTPLINVYANAGRSFETPTLIELAYRSTGSGLNFAVQPSTSNHYELGTKMLVTDNLRINAALFQVYSNREIVVDANIAGRAVYRNAGATQRSGLELSADSELGGGFFAYAAYTYLRATFEDAFTSNVGSVAKGAQLPGVPRSSLYVDLNWRDPATGIFAGVENRWVTKVYANDTNTAFADGYQLTDLRTGINKDLGGLMVQGFVRVNNLFGEKYIGAVAVNDGNGYFYAPAPERNFLFGASASMKF from the coding sequence ATGCTCCGCGAACTCCGGCGGCACTGTCGTGCCGTCCTCAAGAAAACCAGCCAGTTGGAGATGTCGATGTACGGATTCCGCCCCGCAGAGGGTCTTCCTTCCCGCAGCCGCACTGCGATTGCCGTTGCGTTCGCCTGCCTTGCCATTGCCGAAGCGCAGGCTCAGAGCACCGTCCGCTCGGCGCCCGTGGTGGTCTCCGCAACCCGCACCGAGAAGTCGAGCCTCGATCTTCCGGTGGCCATCGACGCGCTCGACAATCGCGCGTTGACGGAGGCAAGGCTGGGTGCGAACGTTTCCGAGACGCTGCCTCGCGTTCCGGGCACGTATGTGCAGAACCGCGAGACCTACGCGCAGGAGCAGCAGATCGTCATCCGCGGTTTCGGCGCCCGGTCGCAGTTCGGCACCCGGGGCGTGCGGATCTACGTGGACGGGGTCCCGGCCAGCACGCCGGATGGGCAGGGCGCCAGCGGTAACTTCGATTTCGCCTCGGCCTCCCGCGTCGAGGTCATGCGAGGTCCGTTCTCCGCCCTGTACGGCAACCACTCCGGCGGCATCGTCCAGATCTTCACCGAGGACGCGCCGAAACAGCCCACGCTGTCCGGCAACCTGGCTTTCGGCAGCTTCGACACGATGCGCTACGGGCTCAAGTTCGGCGGGCGTTACGGCGACGTCGGCGTCACGGCCAGCGGCAGCTATCTTTCCACGGAAGGCTACCGCCAGCGCAGTTCGTCCGAACGCTATCTGTTCAACGCCAAATTCGACGCCAAGGTGGGCGAGTCGTCCAAGCTCACGGTCGTGGCCAACTACATGGACCAGCCGGAGGATCTCGATCCGCTGACGCTGAACGCAGCGCAGGTAGCGGCGAATCCACGCCAGGCCCGACCGGACAACGGATCCACGACCGCGGGCGGTTCCAACGAGTACAAGACACGCCGGAGCCTCGACAACAAGCAGGTCGGCCTGGTCTACGACATCAATCTCAATGCACAGGACACGGTCCGGCTCATGACGTATGCGGGTCAGCGCAACAATCTCGGCTTTCTCGCCCTTGCGGGAACGGGCGCAGCGAGTTCCGGCGGAGTTTCGGAACTCTCACGCGACTATGGCGGCGGCGGCGTGCGCTGGACCCGTAACACCGAACTGTTTGCGGGCCAGCCGCTCACGTTCACGGTGGGCGCCGATTACGACCTGGCTCTGGAAGCGCGCAAGGGATATGTCAACAACGCCGGCGTGGCAGGCATCATCAAGCGCAACGAAGACAACCGCACGCAATCCTGGGGCATGTACGGCCAGCTGGAATGGCAGCCGATCTCCACGCTGTCCACGTTCGTGGGCCTGCGCTATACGCAGGTGTCGTTCCGCTCCAAGGACTACTATCTGACCACCAATCCCGACGACAGCGGTTCGGCGAGATACGATGCGTGGACGCCGGTGATCGGAGCCCTCGTCCGGGTGACACCGCTCATCAACGTGTACGCCAACGCAGGGCGCAGCTTCGAGACGCCGACGCTGATCGAGTTGGCGTACCGCAGCACCGGAAGCGGCCTGAACTTCGCCGTCCAGCCCAGCACGAGCAATCACTACGAACTCGGCACCAAGATGCTGGTGACCGACAACCTGCGCATCAATGCCGCGTTGTTCCAGGTCTACTCGAACCGGGAGATCGTGGTGGACGCGAACATCGCCGGCCGTGCCGTCTACCGCAATGCCGGTGCGACGCAGCGATCCGGACTCGAACTGTCCGCCGACAGCGAACTGGGAGGTGGCTTCTTCGCCTACGCTGCCTATACGTATCTGCGTGCCACGTTCGAAGACGCGTTCACCAGCAACGTCGGTTCCGTGGCGAAAGGCGCGCAGCTTCCCGGCGTTCCCCGGTCGTCCCTGTATGTCGATCTCAACTGGCGTGACCCCGCCACCGGCATTTTTGCCGGCGTGGAGAACCGCTGGGTGACGAAGGTGTACGCCAACGACACGAACACGGCGTTCGCGGACGGATATCAGCTGACCGATCTGCGCACGGGTATCAACAAGGACCTGGGCGGTCTCATGGTCCAGGGCTTCGTGCGCGTGAACAATCTGTTCGGCGAGAAGTACATCGGCGCCGTGGCGGTGAACGACGGCAACGGCTACTTCTACGCGCCGGCGCCAGAGCGCAACTTCCTCTTCGGTGCGTCGGCTTCGATGAAGTTCTGA
- the pqqA gene encoding pyrroloquinoline quinone precursor peptide PqqA, translating to MWTKPEYTEMRFGFEVTMYIANR from the coding sequence ATGTGGACCAAGCCTGAATACACCGAAATGCGCTTCGGCTTCGAAGTGACGATGTACATCGCCAACCGCTGA
- the soxZ gene encoding thiosulfate oxidation carrier complex protein SoxZ has translation MGNPMKVRARTEGDSTEVKILMSHIMETGQRKNDKGETVPAHFIQNVTVMHQGRVVLTAQFGPAVSANPFVGFKFKGGAKGEILKVSWRDNKGDSRSDEVLIS, from the coding sequence ATGGGCAATCCGATGAAGGTGCGAGCGCGGACGGAGGGCGACTCCACGGAGGTGAAGATCCTCATGAGTCACATCATGGAAACCGGCCAGCGCAAGAACGACAAGGGCGAGACGGTGCCGGCCCATTTCATCCAGAACGTCACCGTGATGCACCAGGGCAGGGTCGTGCTGACCGCGCAATTCGGACCGGCCGTATCGGCCAATCCGTTCGTCGGATTCAAGTTCAAGGGGGGCGCCAAGGGCGAGATCCTCAAGGTGTCGTGGCGGGACAACAAGGGCGACTCCCGGTCCGACGAAGTCCTGATCTCCTGA
- the soxB gene encoding thiosulfohydrolase SoxB, which produces MRRREFLQVLAAGAASGLRLDARAAAQGDDAGFYAVPPFCNASVLHITDSHPQLLPARFREPRANLGVGPARGRPPHLVGEALLRHFGIPAHSRQAHAFTHLDFEFAARRFGRVGGYAHLATLLQRLRADRPGALLLDGGDTWQGSATALWTRGEDMARASVQLGVDVMTGHWEFTYGAERVRELVDGPLAGRIDFVAQNVRTADFGDEVFSPYVIKEVQGTRIAVVGQAFPYTPIANPSHLVPDWTFGIQEENLQKSVDSARAAGAAIVLLLSHNGADVDLKLASRVSGITAILGGHTHDGIPAALEISNRGGRTLVTNAGCNGKFVGVLDLDVRKGRLADYRYRLLPVFADLLPPEPGMQALIDGLRAPFVSRLARPLARTEGVLYRRGNFSGTFDQLILDALMEVKGAEIAFSPGFRWGPTLLPGETITMEDLMAHTAITYPHVTLSSLTGEQIKTILEDVADNLFHPDPYYQQGGDMVRVGGLRFSIAPRAERGKRIDHLRLGGEPLDAQRTYRVAGWAPVAEGATGEPVWEVVEAYLRDRQALPVPDPLRPEVVGEQDNPGLALTH; this is translated from the coding sequence ATGAGGCGCCGCGAGTTCCTGCAGGTGCTCGCGGCCGGAGCCGCCTCCGGCCTTCGGCTCGACGCCCGCGCGGCGGCACAGGGGGACGATGCCGGCTTCTACGCGGTTCCGCCCTTCTGCAATGCTAGCGTGCTGCACATCACGGACAGCCACCCCCAGCTTCTGCCCGCTCGGTTCCGCGAGCCCCGTGCGAACCTGGGCGTAGGCCCTGCACGAGGCAGGCCGCCCCATCTGGTGGGCGAGGCGCTCCTGCGGCACTTCGGCATTCCTGCCCATTCCCGGCAGGCACACGCCTTCACCCATCTCGACTTCGAATTCGCCGCACGACGCTTCGGTCGCGTCGGCGGCTACGCCCACCTGGCGACGCTTCTGCAACGGCTGCGCGCGGACCGCCCGGGTGCTCTTCTGCTGGACGGAGGCGACACCTGGCAGGGTTCGGCCACGGCGCTATGGACGCGTGGCGAGGACATGGCCCGGGCGAGCGTCCAGCTCGGTGTCGACGTGATGACCGGTCACTGGGAGTTCACCTATGGCGCGGAAAGGGTGCGGGAACTGGTCGACGGCCCGCTCGCGGGCAGGATCGATTTCGTCGCGCAGAACGTCCGCACGGCCGATTTCGGCGACGAGGTGTTTTCGCCCTACGTCATCAAGGAAGTTCAGGGCACGCGCATCGCGGTCGTGGGACAGGCCTTTCCCTATACGCCCATCGCCAATCCGTCGCATCTTGTTCCGGACTGGACCTTCGGCATCCAGGAGGAGAACCTGCAGAAAAGTGTGGATTCCGCGCGGGCGGCGGGGGCCGCGATCGTCCTGCTGCTTTCCCACAACGGCGCCGACGTGGATCTGAAACTCGCCAGCCGCGTGAGCGGCATCACGGCCATCCTCGGCGGGCACACGCACGACGGCATTCCCGCCGCGCTCGAGATCTCGAACCGCGGTGGCCGCACCCTGGTCACCAATGCGGGCTGCAACGGCAAGTTCGTGGGCGTGCTGGACCTCGACGTTCGCAAGGGCAGGCTTGCCGATTACCGCTACCGGCTTCTGCCTGTCTTTGCGGACCTTCTCCCGCCCGAACCCGGCATGCAGGCGCTCATCGACGGGCTGCGCGCACCGTTCGTCTCCCGGCTTGCCCGGCCCCTGGCAAGAACGGAAGGGGTGCTGTACCGGCGCGGCAACTTCTCCGGCACTTTCGACCAGCTCATCCTCGATGCCCTGATGGAAGTGAAGGGCGCCGAGATCGCATTCTCGCCCGGATTCCGCTGGGGTCCGACGCTCCTGCCCGGCGAAACGATCACGATGGAGGACCTGATGGCCCACACGGCCATCACCTATCCGCATGTCACGCTGTCCTCTCTCACAGGGGAGCAGATCAAGACCATTCTCGAAGACGTGGCCGACAATCTGTTCCATCCAGATCCGTACTACCAGCAGGGCGGCGACATGGTCCGGGTGGGCGGGCTGCGCTTTTCCATCGCGCCCCGTGCCGAACGGGGGAAGCGCATCGATCATCTTCGTCTGGGTGGCGAGCCGCTCGATGCGCAACGGACTTACAGGGTGGCGGGATGGGCGCCCGTGGCCGAAGGCGCCACCGGGGAGCCTGTCTGGGAAGTCGTCGAGGCGTACTTGCGCGACCGTCAGGCGCTTCCTGTTCCAGACCCTCTCCGCCCGGAGGTCGTCGGGGAGCAGGACAACCCGGGTCTGGCGCTGACCCACTGA
- a CDS encoding response regulator transcription factor: MLADDHAVVRMGFRLLLEGSPDMRVVAEAESGEDAIKRYHEVHPDVLVLDLSMPGMGGLEALSRILAREPGAKILVLTAHEDSQHAKRVLKAGALGYLSKRTAPDALIQAIRLVNQGRTYLEPAIAQEIAVRQVSGDRSPVDMLSEKEFKVFLALARGQSVADIAQVMSLSPRTIGTHLYNIKQKLGAANSAELAIVAMRHGLMDP; this comes from the coding sequence ATGCTGGCGGACGACCATGCCGTCGTGCGCATGGGTTTCCGGTTGCTGCTGGAAGGATCGCCCGACATGCGCGTGGTGGCCGAGGCGGAAAGCGGCGAAGACGCCATCAAGCGCTATCACGAGGTGCATCCCGACGTGCTCGTGCTGGATCTCTCCATGCCCGGGATGGGGGGGCTGGAAGCGTTGTCGCGGATTCTGGCCCGGGAGCCGGGCGCGAAGATCCTGGTGCTGACGGCACACGAGGACAGCCAGCACGCCAAGAGGGTGCTGAAGGCCGGCGCGCTCGGGTATCTCTCCAAGCGGACGGCGCCCGATGCACTGATCCAGGCGATCCGGCTCGTCAATCAGGGGCGGACCTACCTCGAGCCCGCGATCGCCCAGGAGATCGCGGTGCGGCAGGTGAGCGGGGATCGCAGTCCGGTGGACATGCTGTCCGAAAAGGAATTCAAGGTGTTCCTGGCGCTCGCCCGTGGCCAGAGCGTCGCCGACATCGCTCAGGTCATGTCGCTGAGCCCCAGAACCATCGGCACCCATCTCTACAACATCAAGCAGAAACTGGGCGCCGCCAATTCCGCCGAACTGGCGATTGTTGCAATGCGTCATGGACTTATGGATCCCTGA
- the arsC gene encoding arsenate reductase (glutaredoxin) (This arsenate reductase requires both glutathione and glutaredoxin to convert arsenate to arsenite, after which the efflux transporter formed by ArsA and ArsB can extrude the arsenite from the cell, providing resistance.) produces MTEAITLYHNPRCSKSRSALALLEERGLSPRIVEYLRTPPDRSEIAALVRKLGIPAEQLVRTGEAVFKESYAGRTLTDAQWIDAMAEHPILIERPIAVAGERAVVGRPPERVLELLGT; encoded by the coding sequence ATGACCGAAGCGATCACCCTGTACCACAACCCGCGCTGCAGCAAGAGCCGCAGCGCACTCGCACTGCTCGAAGAGCGCGGCCTTTCACCCCGTATCGTGGAGTATCTGAGGACACCCCCCGATCGGAGCGAGATCGCCGCACTCGTCCGCAAGCTGGGCATTCCCGCGGAGCAGCTCGTTCGTACCGGCGAAGCGGTATTCAAGGAAAGCTACGCGGGCAGGACGCTCACCGACGCCCAGTGGATCGACGCCATGGCGGAGCACCCGATTCTCATCGAGCGGCCGATCGCCGTGGCGGGAGAGCGGGCGGTCGTGGGCCGGCCGCCGGAACGGGTACTGGAACTGCTCGGGACGTAG